A genomic stretch from Enterobacter oligotrophicus includes:
- a CDS encoding protein bax encodes MISTPIRRYGAAILMLLTMAFSGEVLAKTHTDTTSKKAHVIKTTSSKVSSKQEYSRNSAKSSSLPDLRKYPSGTPRKKAFLRTVMPYITSQNAAITADRNWLIAKQYDSRWSPSERSRLKEITKRYKVKWSGNTRRVPWNSLLERVDIIPGSMVATMAAAESGWGTSKLARNNNNLFGMKCAKGRCANAPGKVKGYSQFASVKDSVNAYVVNLNTHPAYASFRKSRAQLRKADQEVTASTMIHKLKGYSTQGQRYNNYLFAMYQDNQRLIAAHM; translated from the coding sequence ATGATATCGACTCCCATTCGACGATATGGGGCCGCGATACTCATGTTACTCACCATGGCATTTTCGGGTGAGGTGCTTGCGAAGACGCACACGGATACAACGAGTAAGAAAGCCCACGTTATAAAGACGACAAGTAGTAAGGTTAGCAGTAAACAAGAGTATTCTCGCAATAGTGCAAAGAGTAGTTCACTTCCTGATTTGCGAAAATACCCTTCCGGAACACCAAGGAAAAAAGCGTTTCTCCGGACGGTAATGCCTTACATCACAAGTCAAAATGCCGCGATTACGGCGGATCGTAACTGGCTGATCGCCAAACAGTACGATAGCCGCTGGTCGCCGTCTGAACGCTCGCGCCTGAAAGAAATTACCAAACGCTATAAAGTGAAATGGAGCGGCAACACGCGTCGCGTGCCGTGGAACTCGCTTTTAGAGCGCGTGGATATCATTCCTGGCAGCATGGTAGCGACGATGGCTGCAGCCGAAAGCGGCTGGGGAACCTCGAAACTTGCGCGTAACAACAACAACCTCTTCGGCATGAAATGTGCGAAAGGACGTTGCGCCAATGCGCCAGGCAAAGTGAAGGGGTATTCGCAGTTTGCGTCTGTAAAAGATTCCGTGAATGCCTATGTGGTGAACCTGAACACGCACCCTGCTTACGCTTCGTTCCGTAAATCACGCGCTCAGTTGCGTAAGGCGGATCAGGAAGTGACGGCAAGTACGATGATCCACAAGCTGAAAGGGTATTCCACGCAGGGGCAGCGCTATAACAACTATTTGTTCGCGATGTACCAGGATAACCAGCGCTTAATCGCCGCGCATATGTAA
- the xylR gene encoding D-xylose utilization transcriptional activator XylR (D-xylose enhances binding of XylR to the xyl promoter and activates transcription.), with the protein MFEKRHRITLLFNANKAYDRQVVEGVGEYLQASQSEWDIFIEEDFRTRLENIKDWLGDGVIADYDDPVIEQLLSGVDVPIVGVGGSYHTPEHYPPVHYIATDNHALVESAFLHLKEKGVHRFAFYGLPASSGKRWAVEREHAFCQLVAQEKYRGVVYQGLETAPENWQHAQNRLADWLQTLPPQTGIIAVTDARARHVLQVCEHLHIPVPEKLCVIGIDNEELTRYLSRVALSSVAQGTRQMGYQAAKLLHRLLDNEALPLQRLLVPPVRVVERRSTDYRSLNDPAVIQAMHYIRNHACKGIKVDQVLDSVGISRSNLEKRFKEEVGETIHAVIHAEKLEKARSLLISTSLSINEISQMCGYPSLQYFYSVFRKEYDTTPKEYRERHSEVLI; encoded by the coding sequence ATGTTTGAAAAGCGTCACCGCATTACGTTGTTATTCAATGCCAACAAAGCCTACGATCGCCAGGTGGTTGAAGGGGTTGGGGAATATTTGCAGGCGTCGCAATCCGAGTGGGATATTTTCATTGAAGAAGATTTTCGCACCCGTCTTGAGAACATCAAAGACTGGCTGGGCGATGGCGTAATCGCGGACTATGACGATCCCGTGATCGAGCAATTGCTGAGTGGCGTCGACGTCCCCATTGTGGGCGTCGGCGGCTCTTATCACACGCCTGAGCACTACCCGCCCGTGCATTACATTGCCACCGACAACCACGCGCTCGTTGAAAGCGCATTTCTGCATCTAAAAGAGAAAGGCGTACATCGCTTTGCTTTTTACGGTTTACCGGCCTCAAGCGGTAAGCGCTGGGCGGTAGAGCGTGAGCACGCATTTTGCCAGCTGGTAGCCCAGGAGAAGTATCGGGGTGTGGTGTACCAGGGGCTGGAAACCGCACCGGAAAACTGGCAGCACGCGCAAAACCGCCTGGCGGACTGGCTGCAAACGTTACCGCCGCAAACAGGAATTATTGCCGTAACAGATGCCCGTGCCCGTCATGTACTGCAGGTTTGTGAGCATTTACATATTCCAGTACCTGAAAAGCTGTGCGTCATTGGTATCGATAACGAAGAACTGACGCGATACCTGTCACGCGTGGCATTGTCCTCGGTGGCACAAGGCACACGTCAGATGGGCTACCAGGCCGCTAAGTTGCTTCATCGTTTGCTGGATAACGAAGCGTTGCCGCTTCAGCGCCTGCTGGTTCCCCCTGTGCGCGTAGTGGAACGACGCTCCACTGACTATCGCTCGTTAAACGATCCGGCCGTGATTCAGGCCATGCACTATATTCGTAATCACGCCTGCAAAGGCATCAAGGTTGATCAGGTACTGGATTCTGTCGGTATTTCTCGTTCGAATCTGGAGAAACGTTTTAAAGAGGAAGTGGGTGAAACCATCCACGCGGTCATTCATGCCGAAAAGCTGGAGAAAGCGCGCAGCCTGTTGATCTCCACCTCGCTTTCCATCAATGAAATCTCGCAGATGTGTGGCTATCCGTCATTACAGTATTTTTATTCGGTATTCAGAAAGGAGTATGACACCACGCCGAAAGAGTATCGGGAACGGCACAGCGAAGTGTTGATATAG
- the xylH gene encoding xylose ABC transporter permease XylH, protein MSKSNPSDIKVAVPTPGAFAGLKALNMQVFVMIAAIIAIMLFFTWMTDGSYLSARNVSNLLRQTAITGILAVGMVFVIISAEIDLSVGSMMGLLGGVAAIFDVWLGWPLPLTIAVTLVLGLLLGAWNGWWVAYRKVPSFIVTLAGMLAFRGILIGITNGTTVSPTSAAMSQIGQSYLSDGVGFTLGVVGLIAFVAWQWRGRMRRQALGLASPASTSVVGRQALTAVIVLGAIWLLNDYRGVPTPVLLLALLLLGGMFMATRTAFGRRIYAIGGNLEAARLSGINVERTKLAVFAINGLMVAIAGLILSSRLGAGSPSAGNIAELDAIAACVIGGTSLAGGVGSVAGAVMGAFIMASLDNGMSMMDVPTFWQYIVKGAILLLAVWMDSATKRRA, encoded by the coding sequence ATGTCGAAAAGCAACCCGTCTGATATCAAAGTCGCTGTTCCGACGCCCGGCGCTTTCGCGGGGCTAAAAGCGCTTAACATGCAGGTTTTTGTGATGATCGCCGCGATTATTGCCATTATGTTGTTCTTTACCTGGATGACTGATGGCTCGTACTTAAGCGCGCGTAACGTCTCAAACCTGCTGCGCCAGACCGCCATCACCGGCATTCTGGCCGTAGGGATGGTCTTTGTCATTATCTCTGCGGAAATTGACCTGTCGGTGGGGTCGATGATGGGTCTGCTCGGCGGCGTGGCGGCAATTTTTGACGTCTGGCTTGGCTGGCCGCTGCCGCTGACAATTGCCGTCACGCTGGTGCTCGGTCTGTTGCTCGGAGCCTGGAACGGCTGGTGGGTGGCGTACCGTAAAGTGCCGTCGTTTATCGTCACCCTCGCCGGGATGCTGGCCTTCCGTGGGATTTTGATTGGCATTACCAACGGCACGACCGTCTCACCAACCAGTGCCGCGATGTCGCAGATTGGGCAGAGTTACCTCTCAGATGGCGTCGGCTTTACGCTGGGTGTTGTGGGTCTGATAGCATTTGTGGCATGGCAGTGGCGGGGACGAATGCGCCGTCAGGCACTAGGTCTGGCCTCTCCGGCATCAACGTCCGTGGTGGGACGTCAGGCACTCACCGCGGTGATTGTGCTGGGTGCTATCTGGCTTCTGAACGACTACCGCGGCGTCCCGACGCCCGTACTGCTGCTGGCACTTTTGCTTCTGGGCGGCATGTTTATGGCGACGCGCACCGCGTTTGGACGCCGTATTTATGCCATCGGCGGTAACCTTGAGGCGGCGCGTCTGTCAGGCATCAACGTGGAGCGAACGAAACTCGCCGTCTTTGCCATCAACGGCCTGATGGTAGCCATTGCGGGGTTGATCCTCAGCTCGCGTCTGGGGGCGGGTTCACCCTCAGCCGGTAATATTGCAGAGCTGGATGCTATCGCTGCCTGCGTTATCGGCGGCACCAGTCTCGCAGGCGGTGTGGGCAGCGTAGCCGGTGCGGTGATGGGCGCATTTATTATGGCTTCGCTGGATAACGGGATGAGTATGATGGACGTCCCGACGTTTTGGCAGTATATCGTCAAGGGTGCCATTCTTTTGCTGGCAGTCTGGATGGACTCTGCCACCAAGCGGCGTGCCTGA
- a CDS encoding xylose ABC transporter ATP-binding protein, with translation MPYLLEMKSITKAFGAVKAVDNVSLRLNPGEVVSLCGENGSGKSTLMKVLCGIYPYGSYDGEIVFAGEVIQATHIRDTERKGIAIIHQELALVKHLTVLENIFLGAELSRHGVLDYDTMTLRCEKLLAQVSLAISPDTRVGDLGLGQQQLVEIAKALNKQVRLLILDEPTASLTEQETAVLLDIIRDLQNHGIACIYISHKLNEVKAISDTICVIRDGQHIGTREAAGMSEDDIITMMVGRELTALYPNEPHTVGEEVLRVENLTAWHPVNRHIKRVNNISFSLHRGEILGIAGLVGAGRTEAVQCLFGVWPGRWEGTIYIDGQHVKIENCQQAIARGIAMVPEDRKKDGIVPVMAVGKNITLAALSQFSGALSSLDDAAEQQCILQSLTRLKVKTSSPDLAIGRLSGGNQQKAILARCLLLNPRILILDEPTRGIDIGAKYEIYKLINQLVQQGIAVIVISSELPEVLGLSDRVLVMHEGKLKANLINQNLTQEQVMEAALRSERHVEKQPV, from the coding sequence ATGCCTTATTTACTTGAAATGAAAAGCATCACCAAAGCCTTTGGCGCAGTGAAGGCGGTCGACAATGTCAGCCTGCGGCTGAACCCTGGCGAAGTGGTGTCATTGTGCGGTGAAAATGGTTCCGGCAAATCAACGCTGATGAAAGTGCTGTGCGGCATCTACCCTTACGGCAGCTATGACGGCGAAATCGTCTTTGCCGGTGAAGTCATTCAGGCCACACATATTCGCGATACCGAACGAAAAGGCATCGCTATCATTCACCAGGAACTGGCGCTGGTGAAGCACCTCACTGTGCTGGAGAACATTTTCCTCGGAGCCGAACTTTCACGCCACGGTGTGCTGGATTACGACACCATGACGCTGCGCTGCGAAAAACTGCTGGCGCAAGTGAGCCTTGCCATCTCACCGGACACCCGCGTGGGCGACTTAGGTCTGGGCCAGCAACAACTGGTTGAAATCGCCAAGGCACTGAACAAACAGGTCAGGCTGTTAATCCTTGACGAGCCGACGGCCTCGCTCACCGAACAGGAAACGGCCGTCCTGCTCGACATCATCCGCGATCTGCAAAACCACGGCATCGCCTGCATCTATATTTCGCACAAACTCAATGAAGTAAAAGCCATTTCAGACACCATCTGCGTGATCCGCGACGGCCAGCATATCGGCACGCGCGAAGCGGCAGGTATGAGTGAAGATGACATCATCACCATGATGGTAGGGCGCGAGCTGACTGCGCTGTACCCGAACGAACCTCATACTGTTGGCGAGGAAGTGCTACGGGTGGAAAATCTGACCGCGTGGCATCCCGTTAACCGTCACATCAAGCGCGTAAATAATATCTCCTTCTCGCTGCACCGGGGAGAGATCCTCGGTATTGCCGGACTGGTTGGTGCAGGGCGTACCGAGGCCGTGCAATGCCTGTTTGGTGTCTGGCCTGGACGCTGGGAAGGCACTATTTATATCGACGGCCAGCATGTAAAGATTGAAAACTGCCAGCAGGCGATTGCCCGTGGTATTGCCATGGTGCCAGAAGACCGCAAAAAAGATGGCATCGTGCCAGTCATGGCTGTCGGTAAAAACATCACGCTGGCGGCCCTCAGTCAGTTTTCCGGTGCGCTGAGCAGCCTGGATGACGCTGCCGAGCAGCAGTGTATTCTCCAGTCACTCACGAGACTTAAGGTGAAAACCTCCTCCCCGGATCTGGCCATTGGACGCCTGAGCGGAGGCAACCAGCAGAAGGCGATTCTGGCACGTTGCCTGCTCCTGAATCCGCGCATTTTGATCCTCGATGAACCCACTCGCGGGATTGATATCGGTGCGAAATATGAAATCTACAAACTGATTAATCAGCTTGTGCAACAAGGGATTGCCGTCATCGTCATTTCGTCTGAACTCCCCGAAGTGCTCGGCCTGAGCGACCGCGTGCTGGTCATGCATGAAGGGAAACTGAAAGCCAACCTGATTAACCAGAACCTGACACAAGAGCAGGTGATGGAAGCCGCCTTAAGGAGCGAACGCCATGTCGAAAAGCAACCCGTCTGA
- the xylF gene encoding D-xylose ABC transporter substrate-binding protein, translated as MKIKNLYLTLCTTLLLASFAGHAKEVKIGMAIDDLRLERWQKDRDIFVKKAESLGAEVFVQSANGNEETQMSQIENMINRGVDVLVIIPYNGQVLSNVVKEAKQEGIKVLAYDRMINNADIDFYISFDNEKVGELQAKSLVDKVPQGNYFLMGGSPVDNNAKLFREGQMKVLKPYIDDGKIKIVGDQWADGWLPENALKIMENALTANNNKIDAVVASNDATAGGAIQALSAQGLAGKVAISGQDADLAGVKRIIAGTQTMTVYKPITELANTAAEIAVELGNGQQPKADASLNNGLKDVPSRLLTPIEVNKENIDATVIKDGFHKKSEL; from the coding sequence ATGAAGATAAAGAACCTGTACCTGACTCTCTGCACTACTCTCCTGCTTGCCAGCTTTGCCGGACATGCGAAAGAGGTCAAAATCGGCATGGCGATTGACGACCTGCGCCTGGAGCGCTGGCAAAAAGATCGCGATATTTTTGTTAAAAAAGCAGAATCTCTTGGCGCAGAGGTATTCGTTCAGTCGGCTAACGGCAACGAAGAAACGCAAATGTCGCAAATTGAAAATATGATCAACCGTGGCGTCGACGTGCTGGTCATTATCCCGTACAACGGCCAGGTATTAAGTAACGTCGTTAAAGAAGCCAAACAGGAAGGCATAAAAGTTCTGGCATATGACCGCATGATTAATAATGCGGACATTGATTTCTATATTTCATTCGATAATGAAAAAGTCGGTGAATTACAGGCAAAAAGTCTGGTCGATAAAGTGCCTCAGGGGAATTATTTCCTGATGGGTGGCTCACCGGTTGATAACAACGCCAAACTGTTCCGTGAAGGACAAATGAAAGTCCTTAAGCCATATATTGACGACGGCAAAATTAAAATCGTCGGCGATCAATGGGCTGATGGCTGGCTGCCAGAAAATGCGCTGAAAATTATGGAAAATGCATTAACGGCGAATAACAACAAAATCGACGCCGTTGTAGCCTCTAACGATGCAACGGCTGGCGGTGCGATTCAGGCACTCAGCGCACAGGGTCTGGCCGGGAAAGTCGCTATTTCGGGCCAGGATGCCGACCTTGCTGGCGTGAAACGCATTATTGCAGGCACCCAAACCATGACGGTTTATAAGCCCATCACCGAGCTTGCAAATACGGCCGCAGAAATTGCCGTTGAGCTGGGAAATGGTCAGCAGCCGAAAGCCGACGCTTCTCTGAACAACGGGCTGAAGGACGTCCCGTCTCGCCTGCTTACGCCAATTGAAGTCAATAAAGAGAACATTGACGCCACGGTGATTAAAGACGGTTTCCACAAAAAGAGTGAATTGTAA
- the xylA gene encoding xylose isomerase: MQAYFDQLDRVRYEGTKTTNPLAFRHYNPDELVLGKRMEDHLRFAACYWHTFCWNGADMFGVGSFDRPWQQPGEAIELAKRKADVAFEFFHKLNVPYYCFHDVDVSPEGASLKEYLNNFAQMVDVLAAKQQQSGVKLLWGTANCFTNPRYGAGAATNPDPEVFSWAATQVVTAMNATHQLGGENYVLWGGREGYESLLNTDLRQEREQIGRFMQMVVEHKHKIGFRGTLLIEPKPQEPTKHQYDYDVATVYGFLKQFGLEKEIKVNIEANHATLAGHSFHHEIASAIALGIFGSVDANRGDPQLGWDTDQFPNSVEENALVMYEIIKAGGFTTGGLNFDAKVRRQSTDKYDLFYGHIGAMDTMALALKVAARMIEDGELDKRVAKRYSGWNSELGQQILKGQLSLAEIAQYAEQHHLAPQHQSGHQELLENLVNHYLFDK; encoded by the coding sequence ATGCAAGCCTATTTCGACCAACTCGATCGCGTTCGTTACGAAGGCACGAAAACCACCAATCCTTTAGCATTTCGTCACTACAACCCGGATGAGCTGGTGCTGGGTAAGCGCATGGAAGACCATCTGCGCTTTGCCGCCTGTTACTGGCATACCTTCTGCTGGAACGGTGCCGACATGTTCGGTGTTGGCTCTTTTGACCGACCATGGCAACAACCTGGCGAAGCCATCGAACTGGCGAAACGTAAAGCGGATGTCGCGTTTGAATTCTTCCACAAGCTGAACGTACCGTACTACTGCTTCCATGATGTGGATGTCTCCCCGGAAGGCGCGTCACTGAAAGAGTATTTGAATAACTTCGCGCAGATGGTGGATGTGCTGGCGGCAAAACAGCAACAAAGCGGCGTGAAACTGTTGTGGGGGACGGCGAACTGCTTCACCAATCCACGCTATGGCGCAGGCGCAGCAACTAACCCGGACCCGGAAGTGTTTAGCTGGGCAGCCACTCAGGTTGTGACCGCGATGAATGCCACGCATCAACTGGGTGGCGAGAACTATGTCCTGTGGGGCGGCCGCGAAGGTTATGAATCCCTGCTGAACACCGATCTGCGCCAGGAGCGTGAACAAATTGGCCGCTTTATGCAGATGGTCGTTGAGCACAAACACAAAATCGGTTTCCGCGGTACGCTGCTGATAGAACCGAAGCCGCAGGAGCCAACGAAGCACCAGTACGATTATGACGTTGCCACGGTGTACGGCTTCCTGAAGCAGTTTGGTCTGGAAAAAGAGATCAAAGTCAACATTGAGGCTAACCACGCCACGCTTGCGGGCCACTCTTTCCACCACGAAATTGCCTCTGCGATTGCGCTGGGTATCTTTGGCTCTGTGGATGCTAACCGTGGCGACCCGCAACTGGGCTGGGACACTGACCAGTTCCCGAACAGCGTGGAAGAGAATGCGCTGGTGATGTACGAAATCATCAAAGCGGGCGGTTTCACCACCGGTGGCCTTAACTTCGATGCCAAAGTGCGTCGTCAGAGCACTGACAAATACGATCTGTTCTACGGCCATATCGGCGCAATGGATACCATGGCGCTGGCGCTGAAAGTGGCGGCTCGTATGATTGAAGATGGCGAGCTGGATAAACGTGTGGCGAAACGCTATAGCGGCTGGAACAGTGAGCTGGGCCAGCAAATTTTGAAAGGTCAGTTATCGCTTGCTGAGATCGCGCAGTACGCTGAACAGCATCACCTGGCACCGCAGCACCAGAGCGGGCATCAGGAACTGCTGGAAAACCTGGTGAATCACTATCTGTTTGATAAGTAA
- the xylB gene encoding xylulokinase, whose protein sequence is MYIGIDLGTSGVKAILLSEQGDVLATQTEKLQVSRPHPLWSEQDPEQWWQATDRAIKALGEQHSLREVNALGIAGQMHGATLLDSQHRVLRPAILWNDGRCAEECAILEESVPASREITGNLMMPGFTAPKLLWVQRHEPEIFRQVAKVLLPKDYLRFRMTGDFASDMSDAAGTLWLDVAKRDWSEAMLDACHLTRDHMPALFEGSEMTGTLQPSVAERWNMPAVPVVAGGGDNAAGAVGVGMVEAGQAMLSLGTSGVYFAVSDGYRSNPESAVHSFCHALPGKWHLMSVMLSAASCLDWAATLTGMPDVPALIAAAQQADDNAGALWFLPYLSGERTPHNNPEAKGVFFGLTHQHGPAELARAVLEGVGYALADGMDVVHDCGLKPSSITLIGGGARSNYWRQMLCDISGLTLDYRTGGDVGPALGAARLAQIAVNPEKPLAELLPQLPLEQQHLPDAKNHARYAERRETFRKIYEQLVPLMS, encoded by the coding sequence ATGTATATCGGGATTGATCTTGGCACATCGGGTGTGAAAGCCATTCTGTTAAGTGAGCAGGGCGACGTACTGGCAACACAGACTGAAAAGCTGCAGGTTTCACGTCCACATCCGCTATGGTCGGAGCAGGACCCGGAACAGTGGTGGCAAGCGACGGACCGCGCAATTAAAGCCCTGGGTGAACAACACAGCCTGCGCGAGGTTAATGCGCTGGGCATTGCCGGACAAATGCACGGCGCGACGCTGTTGGACAGCCAGCATCGGGTGCTGCGGCCGGCCATCCTCTGGAATGATGGCCGGTGCGCGGAAGAGTGCGCAATCCTCGAAGAGAGCGTGCCTGCGTCCCGTGAAATCACGGGCAACCTGATGATGCCAGGGTTTACGGCACCAAAACTTTTGTGGGTGCAGCGCCATGAGCCGGAAATTTTCCGTCAGGTGGCGAAGGTGCTGCTGCCAAAAGATTATCTGCGTTTTCGCATGACGGGCGATTTCGCCAGCGACATGTCTGACGCAGCGGGCACCCTGTGGCTCGATGTGGCGAAACGGGACTGGAGCGAGGCGATGCTCGACGCCTGCCATCTGACCCGTGACCATATGCCAGCCCTTTTTGAGGGCAGCGAAATGACGGGCACCCTGCAACCTTCTGTTGCGGAACGCTGGAATATGCCTGCAGTACCGGTTGTGGCCGGTGGTGGAGATAACGCAGCGGGAGCCGTTGGCGTGGGGATGGTCGAAGCAGGGCAGGCCATGCTCTCGCTCGGCACCTCCGGCGTCTATTTTGCCGTCAGCGACGGTTATCGCAGTAACCCTGAGAGTGCAGTTCACAGTTTTTGCCATGCGCTGCCGGGGAAATGGCATCTGATGTCGGTCATGCTGAGTGCCGCATCCTGTCTTGACTGGGCGGCGACGCTTACCGGAATGCCAGATGTCCCGGCGCTGATCGCAGCAGCGCAGCAGGCGGATGACAACGCAGGTGCGCTCTGGTTTTTACCGTATTTGTCCGGTGAGCGAACGCCTCATAATAACCCGGAAGCAAAAGGCGTGTTCTTTGGCTTAACCCATCAACATGGCCCGGCAGAACTGGCGCGGGCCGTGCTGGAAGGCGTGGGCTATGCGCTGGCAGACGGGATGGACGTGGTGCATGACTGTGGCTTGAAACCCTCAAGTATTACGCTGATTGGTGGCGGGGCGCGCAGTAATTACTGGCGGCAGATGTTGTGCGATATTAGCGGGTTAACGCTGGATTACCGTACCGGTGGTGATGTCGGGCCTGCGCTCGGCGCGGCGCGGCTGGCGCAGATAGCGGTGAACCCTGAGAAGCCTTTGGCTGAGCTGTTGCCGCAATTACCGCTTGAACAACAGCATCTTCCCGATGCGAAAAATCACGCCCGCTATGCAGAGCGACGTGAAACTTTCCGCAAAATTTATGAACAACTTGTACCGCTGATGTCATAA
- a CDS encoding acyltransferase, which produces MQSKINWIDNLRGIACLMVVMIHTTTWYVTNAHSISPVNWDIANILNSASRVSVPLFFMISGFLFFGERSAQPRHFIRIASCLLFYSAVALLYISLFTSISAGLSLKYLLQKPVFYHLWFFFAIIVIYLVSPLIQVKNVSGKMLLALMVVIGIVANPNTVSQKIDGFEWLPVNLYINGDTFYYVLYGMLGRAIGMMDTHKRGINWLCGALFILGVIVISRGTLHELQWRGNFADTWYVYCGPVVFICAISLLTLVKNTLNERPFPVLGFISRHSLGIYGFHALVIHALRTRGVEFKNWPLLDIVWIFAATLVVSLLLSMLLQRVDTRRYVS; this is translated from the coding sequence ATGCAGTCAAAAATTAACTGGATTGATAACCTGCGAGGAATAGCGTGTCTGATGGTGGTGATGATCCACACGACGACCTGGTACGTCACGAATGCGCACAGTATCAGCCCCGTTAACTGGGATATCGCCAATATTCTTAACTCGGCATCTCGCGTAAGCGTGCCGCTGTTTTTTATGATTTCCGGCTTTCTCTTTTTTGGCGAGCGGAGTGCGCAACCGAGGCATTTTATCCGCATTGCATCGTGCCTGCTGTTTTACAGCGCCGTCGCACTGCTCTATATCTCCCTGTTTACCTCGATTAGCGCCGGGCTTTCGCTTAAGTATTTGCTGCAAAAACCGGTTTTCTACCATCTGTGGTTTTTCTTCGCCATTATCGTGATTTACCTGGTTTCACCGCTGATTCAGGTAAAAAACGTCAGCGGCAAAATGCTGCTGGCGCTGATGGTCGTGATTGGCATAGTGGCAAACCCAAATACCGTCTCGCAGAAAATCGACGGTTTCGAATGGCTACCGGTCAACCTCTACATCAACGGCGATACCTTTTACTACGTGCTGTACGGCATGCTGGGGCGCGCCATCGGGATGATGGATACGCACAAACGCGGTATAAACTGGCTGTGTGGCGCGCTGTTTATCCTTGGCGTAATTGTGATTTCACGCGGGACGTTACATGAGCTGCAATGGCGCGGCAACTTCGCTGACACCTGGTATGTGTACTGCGGTCCGGTGGTTTTCATCTGCGCAATATCCCTCCTGACGCTCGTCAAAAACACGCTGAACGAACGCCCGTTTCCTGTACTGGGGTTTATCTCGCGCCACTCGCTGGGGATCTACGGTTTTCACGCACTGGTGATCCACGCCCTGCGCACGCGAGGCGTGGAATTTAAAAACTGGCCGCTGCTGGACATAGTCTGGATTTTCGCCGCCACGCTGGTTGTAAGCCTGCTGCTGTCGATGCTGTTGCAGCGGGTCGATACACGCAGGTATGTCAGTTAG
- a CDS encoding YsaB family lipoprotein: MMMKRIASLFLLFLLAGCSASQEAPVQKAQQSKISPARSLNMEQLCKDQAARRYNSEVEKIDVTGFERFQGSYELKGHTARKEGFICSFDADGQFLHLSMR, translated from the coding sequence ATGATGATGAAGCGCATCGCGTCACTCTTTCTGCTGTTTTTACTGGCAGGTTGCAGTGCTTCGCAAGAAGCGCCTGTGCAAAAAGCGCAGCAGAGCAAAATTAGTCCGGCACGCTCCCTGAATATGGAACAGCTCTGTAAAGACCAGGCTGCTCGCCGCTATAATTCCGAGGTAGAGAAAATTGATGTCACCGGGTTTGAGCGTTTTCAGGGCAGCTATGAGCTGAAGGGACATACTGCGCGTAAAGAGGGCTTTATCTGTTCTTTTGATGCGGACGGCCAGTTTTTGCACCTCTCAATGCGTTAA